The window TGACAGTTCAATGCCAAAATAGtcctttcaaagaaaaaaaataatcaaatagaTCTCGTCCTAAACTATTTAccaatctaatttttattatgatatatttatttgcatgacttttttttattttaagcatataaaactataattatcaattatgattttaaaattaaaaattaaattaaattaaatttggtgTTATACGAACACACTactttgataaataatttgaacACAAGTTTAcattaacaattatttttacaaaaaaattactttGATCGAAAACTCAACATAATAGCACCTTCGTTGTCACCCTGAGAAAACAAAATTCTCATGTTTGCAAAACACAACTTTGCTCCAACTTTTTCACAAGTTTAGATTTGGATTGGTTTAGGCCTACTTTGTTGTTgacttataaatatataatttttggattagtatatataaaataaatttattttgaattggcatatttaataatttaattataattttaaattatttaatttatttttaaataaatattttaattaagtcataaatatatttaatgaaaacattaatcATATATGACTTATAGAAGATTTAACTCAATATGATTATTAATGAGTCACATGATATATTACCTATATAATAATCAAGTAGTATTTggacttatattttttatataattatttttgtgtcAAGTTTGGGTTGATCTATTTACAACCCACCGATACGAACTACCACCTCTAATTACAAATTTCCACTAGCATATTGTAGGCTTCATTCATGGTGGGGCTCTTCATTCAAATATCAGCATAAGACTGAAAACCCCCACACATCTTAAGCTATTTTGTTGCTCTCCTGGTCTTATCAATAGAGTTCCTGTATAAGGTGGTTGCACCTGGCAGGTTTTGTTCACCTTTATAAACTGAGCTGCATACACATCAGGCCACAAATTGAGGCCCCAAGCCTGGCCAAATTTAGAATAGTCTTCTTGAAGACCCCAACCCGGAATTGCATATAGGAGAAGATGGCTGCATGGAACTGTAGTTGTAAAGGATTATGCCTTCAACTGCAATTCTATCCACACATTGTGGCCTCTAGATGTTAGATTACTTGATCACGGAAAGACTTCATACTTGTGTTTATACCAACTCTAACTATAGTTTCTTTAAGAAATTAATATGGCCACAGCCCTCTGTCACATGACAAAATGTGATTTCTAATAAGAGTGTGATGAAAACTACAATGACAGACTGACAGACTGACACACATGAGAACATCGAAGTTATAATAATCAAGcaccaaaaattaacaaatatactTCTGCAACTAAGTTTTGAACCTAATGATAAAGAAAGGCCCTGCTAATTTTCCCTTGAACTTTCCCTTGATCTCCTGCCAACCTTACATTTCCTTCTTGCCTCCAAAAATTGGAGACATGTTCTGCTAGATATGCATAGAACCACAGAGCATTTTCTCCTTCACCtaatgttttttctcttttcattcaTGCAGGGAACAGAAAGAAAACTTTGACAATTGCCCTGGCTATTGTCATCCCCATAATTGTTTTGCTGGTGATCTTTATAGCTCTATGGTACTGTCTCTTGAAGCGAAAGACAAAGAAAGCAAGTGGAGGTAAGCATACAAAACATATCCATTCTCATATGCTGCTTCTGCATTGTTCAGTAGTGGATGAGTTACAGAGTCTGTTAACTACAGACATGTCACTGACATTATTGCATTTTTTTGTGTAGTTGACAGAGAGATTATGAGCATTGAATCCCTGCTATTTGATCTGAACACAATTAAAGCAGCAACAGATGACTTTGCAGATTCAAATAAACTTGGGGAAGGTGGATTTGGTCCTGTTTACAAGGTAATTGTGTGCCTTAAGCTTTCTAAATTGACTTCTTGGACTATTCTTAAATTAAAACCATTGCATTCTATGGAGACATGCCCCTCCAGTGTGAGGCATCCAGGTGCTGACAGAGTGATTCTGATAGttcatattctatttttttagggtAAGTTGAGAGATGGACAAGAAATAGCAGTAAAAAGACTCTCAAGAACTTCTGGACAAGGTGTTGAAGAATTCAAGAATGAGATCATATTAGTTGCAAAACTTCAACACAGGAATCTTGTTAGACTCTTGGGGTGTTGCTTTGAAGGCCAGGAAAGGTTGCTCGTATATGAATTTGTCCTCAACACAAGCCTTGATAAATTCTTATTTGGTGGGCAAAATCTTCCTCTTCTGCAAGTGATTTTCTTCAATGTAAAacttaattttggttttgattacTGGTTTCAGTTTTGATATAAAATCACCATAATTTTGGTGCAGATCCAACCAGACGTGCACAGCTAGACTGGGATACTCGTTACAAGATTATTTCAGGGGTGGCTCGTGGGATTCTCTATCTTCATGAAGATTCTAGGCTCCGCGTAATCCACAGGGACATTAAAGCTAGCAATGTGTTGTTGGATAACAAGATGAATCCtaaaatttcagattttggcGTGGCAAGAATGTTCGATGTAGATCAAACTCGAGCCAATACCAATAGAATTGTAGGGACATAGTAAGGCCAAACCTTTTACTACATCCTTCAATGAATCATCAACTAAATTTAGtgtcaaatttttatatatgaaattttattctGAGTTTCATTGTTGTCTGATTTAAATGTTTCAGTGGATACATGTCTCCTGAGTATGCTATGCAAGGACAATTCTCTGTAAAATCCGATGTCTTCAGCTTCGGAGTCCTGTTACTTGAAATTGTGAGGGGCCAGAAGAACAGCTCTTTTTATTTAACTGATTCCTCTCATGATCTTCTAAGCTATGTAAGTATGCACCTAAATAAGCTTATGTATACTCAATTATTTGTTTCTTCTAGTAGTCATTCCACAAAGCGAAGCTCATTGTTAGTTGTTCTGCTTTCTGTTTGGATATCGGGTACTGAAGGCTTGGAAACTGTGGACTGAAAATAGGCCATTAGAATTGGTGGATTCGGCTTTGGGGAATATGTTTCCAAGCAATGAAGTTCTGAAATGCATTCACATAGGCCTACTATGTGTTCAAGAAGATGCAGCTGACAGACCCACAATGTCATCCGTGGCTTTCATGCTCAACAGCTATTCTTCCACGCTTGACCATCCTGCTCCACCACCATTAGTAGGGGAAAACCGTTCCAAGGAACTGCACTGGTCAGCTACCAGGTCACAGTACTCAGTGAATGAGCTTGATGCTTCAGAAATAGAACCCAGATAGAAAAATGCTTCATATGACTCCAAACCAAATATTGTAAACGCTTAATATTTTGGTGTATGCAACCTTTGGGAGCATGCTAATACCTCTCACTATCACTCCTACAAGAGATTCAATTTCTGTCCtacttttatttgtttgtttccatttatttttttctccctcctcttttcaaatattagaaagaaaTCATGGAGTATTTATTGTTAAATCATTTCATTGTAGAAAAATGCCTTGTAGCAAAGCTGCTTTGTCTTGGTGGTTAAGATGTTAAACTTGAAATAGACTTTTGAAATGACAAGGTAATCACTGGCCAAAGTAAAGAGTATACACAATTTCAGAACTAACAATTATCTGATTTTCACAGTTTTGGGCTCAGCAGCACCTGATTTCAGATCTACAACCATATGGTCAAAAGCACCCAGAAGCAGAAACCGAATCAAGTTGGTGAAGAAATGATGAATATCATATTCATGATCATCAACCGCAGGGATGAATAACAGAATAGTACTCTGGGTTACTACAGAATCATTAGAAAAGCTAAGATTGTAAATGTGAGTATGCCAGCCATGATTCCACCATGTAACGATCTTCTATTACCTGTATTGCACAGTAATATCAGACAATGCCATCAAtcttaaataatcaaatttgtgCTAGTTTAGAGGATGGTTTGGGGTTAGGCTTCAGGGCAAGAGTGGGGTTGGGCAGCTTTATGAGGATTGAGGTGGTCGAATACAAATAGCATCAAAAAGATCTACGGTGATCAAATTAACTCACCTTCACTTGCAGTTGTCGTGGAGATGTTAGTATAGAACTGGTAGTCATGGTACCACATGCTGCAACTCTTCCCATAAATCTCCCATCCTCTTTTATTTGAAAGTGTCGATCCTAGACCACCCAactgagcatccaagcacttgctGCAGTCAGTCCTGCTAATATCTCTGGTGCATTGAGCCATGCCATACCTGTTCCCACTTTCTCCAACATCCAACACCGCCATCTGGAACATCAGCCGCTGCTTTGGAGCTCCAGATATTAGCCCACCCATGAATGCAAGTCCTTTTGAAACCACAACTGGATCATCAAAATCAGCCCCATAGTCAATGGCTGCAAAACTTGGTTCCACAACACCAAAGAAATTCTCATCCGAATATCGCAGGAAACACCATGTGAACCAAACCCCAACTTGCTTGCTCTTTGAGCATTGATGCAAGGCTACCGCAACAGACTCCTTGGTGCAGTTAGCACAATCTCTGGCTGAAACATCACCTCTACATTGCACCAGGCCATAAATCTTGTGGGAACTTTTACCCATTGTGGCTCTGTAGAAGCCATTGTTGAGAGGCACATTTGATGAAAGTGAATCCAGAAGATTGTTTAGATTGGTCTGGAATGAGTTCTCAAGTGTTGAATTATCTGCTTCTGAGCACTCAGTCCCAGCACTCACATTGGTATCAGCATGGCAATGGCCAAATAACAACATCACAATTGATACCAGAACCAAACTCATCACTGTCAAATGGCATGCCTCCATCAAGCTGCAGGGCCTCCAATATTTTTGATTCTTTGAAGGATTAGTAagggaagagaaagagagtatGTGCCATGTTCCTACCAAgtcaaaattataaaacaaatgCATTATTCAATTGAAATGTACGTTAGGTCAACTCTTCTTGCTTTGACGTCAAAAACTGAGTAGCTTGTGGCTCATGACAGATTATAGTTGACATTGCCATGAATTGTATATCCATATACtaaaggattttttattttttatttttatttttatttttttcatcatttcacAAGTCAAATAGGAATAAAATTGTGAAAGGAGGTCGGATTTAGACAAGGGACAAAATAATATAGGGCGAAGATGTTTAGCTTAGCAACTTCTTATAAAACTTGGTTTTGACTTTGGGCAACCATAAATTTAATGTCTCAccttaatataaaaatgtatagTTTGTGCATACTTCTAAGGGATGTtagcattttcatattttgactTTGGGCTATCATAGATTCAATGTCTAACATTTGGTGGGCACCCTGGACCCAAAAATTTTGAGCCAAACCTCGGTCTGGCTCATGTATGAGATCGGCCCAATCCTAACCTGACCATGTTTACTAatttttgtaagtaatttctCAATTAGGAGAGCAACATGGGCTTAcaagtactattttttataataaaaaaaaattaagagaggTAAGGCAACTCGAGTTGCAAATCAGATTGGAATGAACTTCAAACAAATATGATTTATTCTTGAATCGACTGTCAACTTGACCCAATTCGCCCAAATTACACCCACTTCTACACACAAGCATACTCTTTGAACGGGTTCAAAGCATGATGAATTATCATTTAGCTAcaagtttttaaattatatttaaaaaaaaatctataattaaatttcttgTTCAAAATTCAGTGGCCCAAAAGGCCTGGCTTGGAATGCAATTCCCAGCCCAACCAAGACGAGAGGCGTGCCTGGACCAAGCTACCCAAGCCCGCCTGATCCGATCATGCCTAATCCAACCTCACCTAACTACAAAGAACTTAATGCACTATTCGCTGTGGTTGTGTACGTTGTTTTCTTGCATTTCACACAATGGCAGACAACAGCCGGAGGAACTTATCtagttgtttttaatataataaaggAGAACGAGCCAAGATAAGGGTCATTTAACTTTCACATTAACAATATAGAGGATAAGCGGAGACTTTCTCAAATCCAATTATTCTGTGTGTCTTGGGTCAGCCAATGAACGCTGGATCAAACGTCGCCATTGATGGACCTTGTGAACAACCATACCATTATTTCTCCCTCGGAGAGAAGGCAGCAGTCCGTGTTTGTCCTCCACTAATTAGCTAAGTCTACATCGGTGATCAGTGGGACTCCTTTAACCCGGCTGTTCAATCATATGCCACACCACCACATGAAATCAAAGTCTAGTATATTGACGTTTCCTCCATGAAAGCAACTCCACCAAAACAATGGAGGATTCCATGGATAAAGGCAAATAGACAAGCTCATTTATGGGGATCCCTCCAAATTAAGGAAATCATGGATGGATTCCAAGTTGAAGAGTGACtgacaaattaattaattaattccttttttcttcATCCCATGCATGTctgatagtaataataatatcaagAATGATCATGGGAAAATAATTCTAGTAATTGATAGAATCAAAACTTGCAAATAGGCAGGAAAATAATTGAAGTAATGAATGGAATCAAATCTTTACAAAGAAGCCATAGTTGCAGACATGCAAGACCCAGAATTAGTGCATGTGATAGGCAAAACTTGTACTTCAAATAAGCCATGTTTTGAATTTCCAGACTCAAAAACTAACATATGGCAGATAAGTACGATGCCTTTTCCAATTTCAGTCACAGTTACTAGTTATTACAAGAACATTGTTTCCACTTTCTGTCTAGTTAGTGGAGAAACTTCTTGTTCTCAatag of the Vitis vinifera cultivar Pinot Noir 40024 chromosome 10, ASM3070453v1 genome contains:
- the LOC100852482 gene encoding cysteine-rich receptor-like protein kinase 44; translated protein: MNSSVLKPSTLLLFFYSFLCFCSPTKADYIYSVCSNHSEIASNSYKTNLNSLFSSLTTKGPLTGFYNTTSGKTPDEVFGLVLCRGDDTSNDCQICIKEASQELLQRCNSTKEGTIWYDECLLRYSSQNFFSSVTLKKELSLLNTISASDPIRFNTILGQLMDNISSEAAFSSSQMFATGEAVVSSLQKIYGLVQCTRDLSKEDCNDCLESSIEKLSSCCSGKQGGQVISKSCFLRYEVYPFFRGASTGATSPPPENAMVDGKNSTTTAPTATTKGNRKKTLTIALAIVIPIIVLLVIFIALWYCLLKRKTKKASGVDREIMSIESLLFDLNTIKAATDDFADSNKLGEGGFGPVYKGKLRDGQEIAVKRLSRTSGQGVEEFKNEIILVAKLQHRNLVRLLGCCFEGQERLLVYEFVLNTSLDKFLFDPTRRAQLDWDTRYKIISGVARGILYLHEDSRLRVIHRDIKASNVLLDNKMNPKISDFGVARMFDVDQTRANTNRIVGTYGYMSPEYAMQGQFSVKSDVFSFGVLLLEIVRGQKNSSFYLTDSSHDLLSYAWKLWTENRPLELVDSALGNMFPSNEVLKCIHIGLLCVQEDAADRPTMSSVAFMLNSYSSTLDHPAPPPLVGENRSKELHWSATRSQYSVNELDASEIEPR
- the LOC100852447 gene encoding cysteine-rich repeat secretory protein 38; translation: MEACHLTVMSLVLVSIVMLLFGHCHADTNVSAGTECSEADNSTLENSFQTNLNNLLDSLSSNVPLNNGFYRATMGKSSHKIYGLVQCRGDVSARDCANCTKESVAVALHQCSKSKQVGVWFTWCFLRYSDENFFGVVEPSFAAIDYGADFDDPVVVSKGLAFMGGLISGAPKQRLMFQMAVLDVGESGNRYGMAQCTRDISRTDCSKCLDAQLGGLGSTLSNKRGWEIYGKSCSMWYHDYQFYTNISTTTASEGELI